A region of the Ovis canadensis isolate MfBH-ARS-UI-01 breed Bighorn chromosome 22, ARS-UI_OviCan_v2, whole genome shotgun sequence genome:
ctttcacttttcactttcatgcattggagaaggaaatggcaacccactccagtgttcttgcctggagaatcccagggatgggggagcctggtgggctgccgtgtatgggatcacacagagttggacacggctgaagtgacttagcagcagcagtgactattTATATGAAGGGAACTGAGAAGTTCTAGGTTTCTAGGAAATGCCACTGCTTACAGAGAAGGAAgaagttgaaagaaaaagatgataaaTCCATTTTTAGAAAAGTTGAGTTTGAGTGGGGGTTAGAGGGAGAGGGGTCAAGTGTCAGAAGAGTTGAGCACAGAAAATATGAGAGGGTTACTGCTTTTAAACAGAATATTCCATAACCGGAAGGATCCATTTTCCCAACACGCTGAATAACAGACTGCTACACTGTCACAGCCAAATAACTGGAATAAGGGCGTCTCTCTGCACCAGGAAACAGCTGAACCCTTACGAGGGCCAGGGAAAGGGAGCTCATCGACAGCCACTGCTTGCTGTGCCCACCTCTACCCTTCTTCTTGCCTTTCCCAGGTCTGGTGTGCCACACACACTCCAGAGAGGTCtccaggagggagatgggaagctAGGGATGTGCCCCAGTAGTCGGACAGGGGTGGGGATGCTGAAGACTCTCATGAAAATAACTGGGTTATCCTGCCAACGCAGAAACCAGAGAGAGGACTTTAAAGAATCTTTAAAGTTGGACATATTCTGAACTACAAATGTCCTGCAGCTAGTAACACTCAAATGTAACTGGCTCATTCAGTGATTTTGTAATCAAATAAAACACAGTGGTatagagaaatagaaatcatCTAGACCGAGAGGTCTTTATTGTATTTGTGAGAAAAACAAGGCTCCTGAGATTTGGAGATTCATCCACTCTACCAGCATGCTAGCAcatggctggggctggggcccgGGCTGCCTGTGTCCCAGCCTTGGCTTAACTTTGCCCCAGGCACGAATTAAGTGATTTATGGCTGTAGAACAATTTAAATACCCAAATGACTACAGTATTAGCAACAAATACCAGTAAAACACAAAATTAGAAAGCCTCAAAAGAAACAGATTTGAGAAAAGCCCCCGCTGAGAGAAATACCAATAGTAATATACTTTAAAGAAATTATCCCTGTGGTTAGGACATTTCTTAGAACAAGAATCAAAAGTCACAGTTCTGTGAAAGGTTTCGATGCGTACATACAAGTACAAAATTGTTCTTTTCTGGGCAGTAAATTATTAGCTGGCATGTAAGAATTTTGataaaaaccagaaaacaaactcatataaacaaaacaacaaaaatcaggaAGACCCCAGGAAACCTAATTTAGAGTTGACCTTGCCTTTGTTAAGGGAAAatatacagacttttttttttccctctaatgaGCTTCTAGGGAAAAATTTTTGAAAGTCAAAACCAGAACTGAAGTCTGACAGTCAGAAGAACGTAATTAGTAAATTTTGAGCATCTCATACTTCTACGGCCTATTCTTATCTATTCAGCCTCTCAAACAGTCTTTCTTCCACCAACTCAAACGTACCCCAGACCATTGCTCCTCTATCAAATCTAGCTTAAactcttttgttgtttttcagccgttcagtcatgtccaactctgtgtgaccccatggactgtggcacaccaggcttccctgcttaAACTCTGGGATAGCCAAACCAGCCCCCAAATAAAAACTGGCTACTTAAATAGCTTCCTATATACAACATAAAGATAGTCCTTTACTGGCAAAGACTCAGgagttgcttttatttccacttctaGATATCTAATTTATAAGGGAAGAAAACACAGACTTCATAAAACATACAAGAAAAAGCTTATCATTTCCGTTAAAGTTCAATATAAATTCTCagtctgaattttgttttctttaagatgATTTCCTTAATATGCAACCACACTGTGGGTCATGCAACACAGTCTACCAGAGAGAAACTCAGTTCCTTAGCAAACCAATGTCCAACTCCCATGCGTGGAAGCCGTAAAGATGTtctgcaaatggaaaaaaaatcagacaccCACGATGAGGGCAAAGTATGTGTTCAGTTTGCTATACGCAACTCGAGCAAATAACTTTGCTGCATTGAGTTTAGAGCCTGGGACATGAAGCCACTTTGGATTCACCTGAAACTGAAAGGAGATGCCTACTGAAAATCCTGAGAAACTTGGAATTCTGCTCTAAATGCCACACGTTCTAAAGAAAGGTGGAAAGCCGTGCAGGTTCCTCCACATCCCACCTAAAGTGGGTATCACTCTCCACTAGCTCAAGTCACTCTGGACCAGCTGTTCTGAATTCTATGTGTGAAGCATCTTCAGATATATATTACAAAGGTTCAGATATCTGATTCTGTGTGGAAAAAGCTATAGCATCATTCATAGCCCACGGGCCAACTGTCAGCCACTGATTTGACGGGTTAAACACACCAAGACTGGATAGTTTTCTGCGGTTTAATAGCCTGTACTCTCTGAAAATGTCTGAGGGTTTTCCTTCCTGTGATGTGAAAACAAAGACAAACCTCATCTCTAACAATCCTGTTCATCACTCTGTATGAACCTGGTACAAAACATAGCACTTCCTCAAAGCTGCCAGAGCTCTGGTTGGTTCAACAGACTAtgtggttaaaagaaaaaaagaaagaatgtgctTTGATTCCTACCGCTTGATCAATTTAATTTCCCAATAATGAATATTAAACATCTGCCGTGCCACCTCCCAGTCCCTGAAACTGCAGACTTGGGCTTTTACTTACTTGTACTTTAAGAGCAGCCACTGAATTAACCAGAGTCCTACAAGGATCATGCCGTTAATTTCGCAAATAGAAAAGGCCCACTGCACCCGGTTAAAATGGTCAAAGAACGTGTCCGGCAGTGGAGGCTGCACCTCCTTGGGAGGTACTCGTTCATGGACGACCGAGATCATCACTGTGGTGAGGACAAAGCAGGAGAGCGCATAAAGGAAGGCCAGGAGCGTCTTGCCCCACTCCATGGGGTACTGGGAGCGCTCCGGTTCCGGCATGGGGATCTTGATCATTTCCTTCCTATACCCATTGGGCATCCCGTTGGGTTTGaccttgatgctgaagctgccgTTAGGGCAGGGGCCGCCGGTGCCAATGCTGAGGTGCCCGTTGGCGTGGCCATTCTTGTGTGCTTCCAAGTGGTGCTCCATCTTCAGGGTCTCTATCATGTGCAAGAGCCGCTGCCCGTTGTCAGAGGTGACGAGGCACAGCGGGGGTTTTGTGAAATCCTCCTGGGTGAGGTTGATCAAGTCCCGGCCTGTGAAACGTTCCAGAGGCTCACAGTATTCTGGCATAGCATTCTCCTGCAGCCAGTCTGCCACCTTCTCGGGTGACCAATAGACCACTTCCTTCATTGTGCTGGCAGACAACGTGGGGCCCCCCTGCTCGCTCCCGGTGGGTCAGCAGTCACCGTTCCG
Encoded here:
- the SGMS1 gene encoding phosphatidylcholine:ceramide cholinephosphotransferase 1 — protein: MKEVVYWSPEKVADWLQENAMPEYCEPLERFTGRDLINLTQEDFTKPPLCLVTSDNGQRLLHMIETLKMEHHLEAHKNGHANGHLSIGTGGPCPNGSFSIKVKPNGMPNGYRKEMIKIPMPEPERSQYPMEWGKTLLAFLYALSCFVLTTVMISVVHERVPPKEVQPPLPDTFFDHFNRVQWAFSICEINGMILVGLWLIQWLLLKYKSIISRRFFCIVGTLYLYRCITMYVTTLPVPGMHFNCSPKLFGDWEAQLRRIMKLIAGGGLSITGSHDMCGDYLYSGHTVMLTLTYLFIKEYSPRRLWWYHWVCWLLSVVGIFCILLAHDHYTVDVVVAYYITTRLFWWYHTMANQQVLKEASQMNLLARVWWYRPFQYFEKNVQGIVPRSYHWPFPWPVIHLSRQVKYSRLVNDT